The following are encoded in a window of Sinomonas cyclohexanicum genomic DNA:
- a CDS encoding SRPBCC family protein, whose translation MVDILHRIGVAKASPDDVYAALTTIDGLSCWWARNTAGSADVGGVIAFRFVPGGFDMKVIELVPGKRVEWEVVDGPAEWIGTHVTWDLSQSGDYTIVLFAHQGWAEPVEFMHHCSTKWATYLLSLKQLLETGTGAPDPDDLAISDWH comes from the coding sequence ATGGTTGACATCCTGCACCGCATCGGCGTTGCGAAGGCATCACCGGACGACGTCTACGCGGCGCTCACTACGATCGACGGCCTTTCCTGCTGGTGGGCCCGCAACACGGCGGGATCCGCGGACGTGGGCGGCGTGATCGCGTTCCGGTTCGTCCCGGGAGGCTTCGACATGAAGGTCATCGAGCTCGTTCCGGGCAAACGCGTGGAATGGGAGGTCGTGGACGGGCCCGCCGAGTGGATCGGAACCCATGTCACGTGGGACCTCAGCCAGTCCGGGGACTACACGATCGTGCTGTTCGCGCATCAGGGCTGGGCCGAGCCGGTCGAGTTCATGCACCACTGCAGCACCAAGTGGGCCACGTACCTGCTCAGCCTCAAGCAGCTGCTCGAGACCGGCACCGGCGCCCCCGACCCGGACGACCTGGCGATCAGCGACTGGCACTGA